The following proteins come from a genomic window of Proteinivorax hydrogeniformans:
- a CDS encoding molybdopterin-dependent oxidoreductase produces the protein MSDREKFKINRRDFLKTSIGAGLAAGVGLSVPKFVKAKEQDRLPLNEEEAKVVPSFCGVCSGNCAIKAYVKNGRVVHLKGNPDDLAAQGRLCVKAYNSIETLYDPDRLKQPLKRTNPEKGIGVDPKFVEISWEEAIETIANKFNEIKEEYGGHAISFMHRSNPFSQRLGRAIGTPNFIAHQSTCFTTQEAAWHAMVTGSGKPWTYDLKNSKYILCFGTDLLGKAKNMHMQHVTDAMRKGAKLVVLDPYKSITAGKAHEWIPIKPGTDLAFTLAMIHVIIKEELYDKEFVEKYTKGFEEVKEFSKQYTPQWAEGKTEVPADVIVRIAREFAQTPPAHIPSHKRDAAGPNYVNSTKLAQTQVILNALVGTIDRPGGSLLPRNPSMPGFDAIFPPPEFPDMVTKRIDGWEEEPLMHTYYRGNMATVADGILNEDPYPVKAALVRGYNTLTFPNAKRMTKAFAEMDFLVTLEILPSELAQLSDIVLPEPHWLEGSGFADRAYNSMYPQLALKLPVHDSLYNTKGWGTITMEIAEKMGLGKYFEGVSGGKFNDERLKALGTSWEEFSKSPNGLWGDEKALEPRETFNTPSGKIELYATLFEEKGFDPLPTWRPKLEEKSDKYPFYLVINRPNVHKMHRTQNNPIADEISPENYAVMNAQVAQKMGIKDGEEVIVESKISEIKLKAKLIEGIRPDTIMIEHGFGRWAKGLKVAHGKGANDGDLIPDFSVEEFRKLNDPGAGACMSEVCLNVRKA, from the coding sequence GTGAGCGACCGTGAAAAATTTAAGATAAATCGAAGGGATTTTTTAAAGACATCAATAGGGGCAGGGTTAGCAGCTGGAGTTGGCTTAAGTGTGCCTAAATTTGTAAAGGCAAAAGAACAAGACAGGCTGCCATTAAATGAAGAAGAGGCCAAGGTTGTGCCGAGTTTTTGTGGTGTTTGTAGTGGAAACTGCGCTATCAAAGCTTACGTTAAAAATGGAAGGGTAGTACATTTAAAAGGAAATCCAGATGACTTAGCCGCTCAAGGACGTTTATGTGTCAAAGCTTATAACTCCATAGAGACTTTATATGATCCCGATAGGCTAAAACAACCTCTAAAAAGAACTAACCCAGAAAAAGGGATAGGTGTCGACCCAAAATTTGTAGAGATATCCTGGGAAGAGGCTATCGAAACTATCGCCAACAAATTCAATGAAATTAAAGAGGAATACGGAGGACATGCTATTAGCTTTATGCATAGAAGTAATCCCTTCTCCCAAAGGTTAGGTAGAGCTATAGGAACACCTAACTTTATAGCTCACCAAAGCACATGCTTTACCACCCAGGAGGCTGCTTGGCACGCTATGGTAACTGGAAGTGGTAAGCCTTGGACATATGATCTAAAAAATTCTAAGTATATTTTGTGTTTTGGTACTGACCTTTTAGGAAAAGCGAAAAACATGCATATGCAACATGTAACGGACGCTATGCGAAAGGGAGCTAAGTTAGTTGTTTTAGATCCTTATAAATCTATAACAGCGGGTAAAGCTCATGAGTGGATTCCTATCAAACCAGGAACTGACTTAGCTTTTACCTTGGCTATGATTCATGTGATTATTAAAGAAGAGTTGTATGACAAAGAGTTTGTGGAAAAATACACCAAAGGATTTGAAGAAGTAAAAGAGTTTTCTAAACAATACACGCCACAGTGGGCGGAAGGCAAGACAGAAGTTCCTGCTGATGTAATTGTAAGGATAGCAAGAGAATTTGCACAAACACCACCTGCTCACATACCAAGTCATAAACGTGACGCTGCAGGGCCGAACTATGTAAATAGTACTAAGCTTGCCCAAACGCAGGTAATACTAAATGCACTTGTTGGAACTATAGATCGGCCGGGAGGAAGCTTGCTTCCAAGAAATCCAAGCATGCCTGGTTTTGATGCCATATTCCCGCCACCTGAATTTCCAGATATGGTTACAAAGAGAATAGATGGTTGGGAAGAGGAGCCTTTAATGCATACCTACTATAGGGGGAACATGGCTACAGTAGCTGATGGCATCTTAAACGAAGATCCTTACCCTGTAAAAGCAGCCTTAGTAAGAGGTTATAATACATTGACATTCCCAAATGCTAAGCGAATGACCAAAGCTTTTGCAGAAATGGACTTTTTAGTAACCTTAGAAATACTTCCTTCAGAGCTAGCGCAATTGTCAGATATAGTTCTTCCGGAACCCCATTGGTTAGAAGGGTCTGGTTTTGCTGACAGGGCGTATAACTCCATGTATCCACAGCTTGCCTTAAAACTTCCAGTTCATGATTCACTCTATAACACCAAAGGTTGGGGAACTATAACTATGGAGATTGCGGAAAAAATGGGTCTAGGAAAATATTTTGAAGGTGTTTCTGGTGGTAAGTTTAACGACGAACGCCTTAAAGCCCTAGGCACTAGCTGGGAAGAGTTTTCAAAAAGCCCTAACGGTCTTTGGGGAGATGAAAAAGCCCTAGAGCCAAGAGAAACGTTTAACACCCCTAGTGGTAAAATTGAGTTATACGCAACTCTCTTTGAGGAGAAGGGATTTGACCCACTTCCTACTTGGCGGCCGAAACTTGAGGAAAAATCGGACAAGTACCCTTTCTATCTAGTTATTAACAGACCTAATGTTCATAAGATGCATAGGACACAAAATAACCCTATTGCTGATGAAATCTCTCCTGAGAATTATGCTGTGATGAACGCTCAGGTAGCGCAGAAGATGGGCATAAAAGATGGAGAGGAAGTAATTGTCGAATCTAAAATCAGTGAGATTAAGTTAAAGGCAAAACTGATTGAAGGCATTAGACCAGACACTATAATGATTGAACACGGTTTTGGTCGTTGGGCCAAAGGGTTAAAAGTTGCACATGGAAAAGGGGCCAATGACGGCGACCTAATTCCAGACTTTAGTGTAGAAGAGTTTAGAAAGCTAAATGACCCTGGAGCCGGTGCCTGCATGTCTGAAGTTTGTTTAAACGTTAGAAAGGCATAG
- a CDS encoding molecular chaperone TorD family protein — protein MTAEDNLRGLNYTMLSSLLYKQIELETLQTAIEITEASSSYFDMETKVTDELLNAMETALKGQQISQLQAEFTSTFLLPTGVRPYESVYRGEKFQLKQEPWLKVKKFYLDCGFKLDPSSRLLEDHVSAELIFMSHLIEQKEHDLQCEFYRDHINQWVPQLLVDAKDKTTSCFYTKLIDYAVAFLEVERRKFKLQECNLNIKEGVN, from the coding sequence ATGACGGCCGAGGACAATCTAAGGGGATTAAATTATACAATGCTATCTAGTCTGCTTTACAAACAAATTGAACTAGAAACTTTGCAAACTGCAATAGAAATAACTGAAGCTTCCTCGTCATATTTTGATATGGAGACTAAAGTGACAGATGAACTATTAAATGCTATGGAAACTGCATTAAAAGGTCAACAAATTTCTCAGTTGCAAGCAGAATTTACCAGTACATTTTTGTTGCCCACTGGGGTAAGGCCATACGAATCTGTTTATAGGGGAGAGAAGTTTCAGTTAAAGCAGGAGCCTTGGCTTAAAGTAAAAAAGTTTTATTTAGATTGTGGGTTTAAACTTGATCCAAGTAGTCGTTTATTAGAGGACCATGTTTCTGCAGAGTTAATTTTTATGTCGCATTTGATAGAACAAAAAGAGCATGATTTGCAGTGTGAGTTTTATCGCGACCATATCAATCAGTGGGTCCCACAGTTACTAGTGGACGCTAAAGACAAAACTACCTCCTGTTTTTACACAAAACTAATTGACTATGCTGTAGCCTTTCTTGAGGTTGAGCGAAGAAAGTTTAAGCTTCAAGAATGTAACTTGAATATTAAGGAAGGAGTGAATTAG
- a CDS encoding sigma 54-interacting transcriptional regulator, with amino-acid sequence MLSVVKSKEELCKKCFNCLRACPVNAIKVIDGGAEIIKEDCVKCGLCYKVCSQEAKQLKEDINEVERLLDSKKKTVALLDPSFPAAFDSGADKVIGALKKVGFDEVCDISAGAELIISEFNKNNKDILKSDEILLSSVCPVICNLIEHHYNDLLCNITRFVSPMIAMARLVRNYYKDEELNVVFIGACIGKKDEIEHECLKNSVDVAITFTELKKIFANKSIDLKNEVSLPLDPPYPENGPVLPFAGELSKLAKMQDSDALDNRIMTVEGKDDVLEVLEAIRNQEIQKPALIDILFCKGCISGPGLDRDISYYERKRRVIQSHNDRSYYSSSDSESEKSTSDFKAQKINLNRCFMGKYSQDNLQPTEEELREILKRTDKFSDEDELNCGVCGYDTCKQKAAAAYSGISEAEMCWPYMQNKVSSDIKKHKLESGYNNAHEKLKEIVGVSQKVENTKSFVYKASQSDSTVLLLGESGTGKGLYAQIIHESSKRCDKPFVKVDCSSIAPTLLESELFGYEEGAFTGALKGGKTGKFEQAHGGTIFLDEIGDMPLEMQSNLLSALQDKTIQRLGGASPVDVDVRVIAATNKNLSNQIKKGKFREDLFYRLNVLNITLPPLRERKDDTVVLVEELKKKLCVEKNLPKKQFHPKVLEAFYNYDWPGNIREMENMIERLLNLVEDRIVYLHHLPDYLVKNNIVEHHVTSKRGLDDIMDSVEKETLELVLEKTNNNRTKAAELLGIHRTSLYKKLRKHKLL; translated from the coding sequence ATGCTTTCTGTTGTAAAGTCCAAAGAAGAGCTTTGTAAAAAATGTTTCAACTGTCTCCGGGCTTGCCCTGTTAATGCAATAAAGGTTATAGATGGTGGGGCTGAAATAATAAAAGAAGATTGCGTTAAATGCGGTCTGTGTTATAAGGTTTGCTCGCAAGAAGCTAAACAGCTAAAAGAAGATATAAACGAAGTGGAAAGACTTTTAGATAGCAAGAAAAAAACAGTGGCGCTGTTGGATCCATCTTTTCCAGCAGCGTTTGATAGTGGAGCAGATAAAGTGATAGGCGCACTTAAAAAAGTTGGCTTTGATGAAGTTTGTGATATATCTGCTGGTGCTGAACTAATCATAAGTGAATTTAATAAAAACAACAAAGATATACTAAAGTCTGATGAGATACTTTTAAGCTCTGTCTGTCCTGTAATATGTAATTTAATTGAACATCATTATAACGATTTGTTATGCAATATCACAAGGTTCGTTTCCCCTATGATTGCCATGGCAAGGCTGGTTAGAAATTATTATAAAGATGAAGAATTAAATGTGGTCTTTATTGGGGCATGTATCGGCAAAAAAGATGAAATCGAACATGAGTGTTTAAAAAATAGCGTTGACGTCGCTATAACTTTTACGGAATTGAAAAAAATATTTGCTAATAAAAGCATTGATCTAAAAAACGAGGTTTCTTTACCTTTAGATCCTCCATATCCAGAGAATGGTCCGGTGTTGCCATTTGCGGGAGAGCTAAGCAAGCTAGCAAAAATGCAAGATAGTGATGCTTTGGATAACAGAATAATGACAGTAGAGGGAAAAGATGATGTATTAGAGGTTTTAGAAGCTATACGAAATCAAGAAATTCAAAAACCCGCCTTAATCGATATTTTGTTTTGTAAAGGATGTATAAGTGGGCCGGGGTTAGATAGAGATATAAGCTATTATGAAAGAAAAAGGCGGGTCATACAATCTCATAATGATAGAAGTTACTACAGTTCTTCCGATAGTGAATCCGAAAAAAGTACATCGGACTTCAAGGCTCAAAAAATTAATCTAAACCGCTGCTTTATGGGAAAATATAGTCAGGATAACTTACAACCTACTGAAGAAGAGTTAAGAGAAATTTTAAAGCGTACTGATAAATTTAGCGATGAAGATGAGTTAAACTGTGGAGTTTGCGGATATGATACCTGTAAGCAAAAAGCAGCTGCAGCATACAGTGGAATTTCTGAAGCTGAGATGTGTTGGCCTTATATGCAAAATAAAGTAAGCAGCGATATAAAAAAGCATAAATTAGAGTCGGGATACAATAACGCTCATGAAAAATTAAAAGAAATAGTAGGAGTTTCGCAAAAGGTCGAAAATACAAAATCCTTTGTCTATAAAGCTAGCCAAAGCGATTCAACGGTACTTCTTTTAGGAGAAAGTGGTACGGGTAAAGGTTTGTATGCCCAAATAATTCACGAAAGTAGCAAGCGTTGTGATAAACCTTTTGTTAAAGTAGATTGTAGCTCTATTGCCCCAACATTACTAGAATCAGAACTGTTTGGTTATGAGGAAGGGGCTTTTACAGGTGCTTTAAAGGGTGGAAAAACAGGCAAATTTGAACAGGCCCACGGTGGTACTATCTTTTTAGATGAAATAGGAGATATGCCACTTGAAATGCAGTCAAATTTATTGAGTGCGCTACAAGATAAAACTATCCAACGTCTAGGTGGGGCTAGCCCTGTTGACGTTGATGTAAGAGTTATAGCAGCAACAAATAAAAATTTGAGCAACCAAATCAAAAAAGGGAAGTTTCGCGAGGATTTATTTTATCGTTTAAATGTACTTAATATAACTTTGCCCCCTTTAAGAGAGCGAAAAGATGATACAGTAGTGTTAGTGGAAGAACTAAAAAAGAAATTATGTGTTGAAAAAAATCTTCCTAAAAAGCAATTTCATCCTAAAGTTTTAGAAGCTTTTTATAACTACGATTGGCCTGGCAATATAAGGGAGATGGAAAACATGATTGAAAGGTTGCTTAACTTGGTCGAAGATAGAATAGTTTATCTCCACCACCTCCCTGACTATCTAGTAAAGAATAATATCGTGGAACACCATGTAACTTCTAAGAGAGGTTTAGACGATATTATGGACTCGGTGGAAAAAGAAACTTTAGAACTTGTTTTAGAAAAAACTAATAACAACCGTACAAAAGCTGCCGAACTTCTTGGGATACACAGAACTAGTTTATACAAGAAGTTGAGAAAACATAAATTGCTGTAG
- the tatA gene encoding twin-arginine translocase TatA/TatE family subunit, with product MFGRFGMQELIIILAVALLVFGPTKLPEIGKSIGKAIGEFKGHAKSISDDITDDDSKK from the coding sequence ATGTTTGGTAGATTCGGTATGCAAGAGTTGATTATTATCTTAGCAGTAGCGCTTTTAGTTTTTGGCCCAACTAAGCTGCCTGAAATTGGCAAGTCCATAGGTAAAGCTATTGGTGAGTTTAAAGGACATGCAAAAAGTATATCAGACGATATTACGGATGATGATTCCAAAAAATAG
- the tatC gene encoding twin-arginine translocase subunit TatC — MTTKLTLIDHFAELRKRLIIIFISTIGAAALTYMHIDPIIGILLKPADNIEFIYVSPPELLLTYIRVSIILGVFFASPIILFQLWLFLSPALKKKEQRYLLLALFVGILLFIVGAVFAYFIIIPLTLDFFVRLSAGQIDAMFSIANYISFIKSLILAFALVFQLPLIIVLLSQLGLVTAKSLRKFRRYFLLIIIIVAALITPPDIISQFLMAGPMIVLYEISILISALIDRRRKKKRKKK, encoded by the coding sequence GTGACTACTAAACTAACATTGATCGATCACTTTGCAGAGTTACGCAAAAGGTTAATCATTATATTCATATCTACTATTGGAGCTGCCGCTTTAACTTATATGCACATTGACCCAATTATAGGGATTCTTTTAAAACCAGCGGATAACATAGAATTTATTTACGTTAGCCCGCCAGAACTTCTATTAACCTACATAAGGGTATCCATTATATTAGGTGTTTTCTTTGCATCCCCCATTATCCTTTTCCAGCTTTGGTTGTTTTTAAGTCCTGCATTGAAAAAGAAAGAACAAAGATACTTGTTGTTGGCACTATTTGTAGGTATTTTGCTCTTTATTGTGGGAGCAGTTTTTGCTTATTTTATAATTATTCCGTTAACCTTAGACTTTTTTGTTAGGTTATCTGCAGGGCAAATTGATGCAATGTTTTCAATTGCTAATTATATCTCTTTTATCAAATCTCTAATATTGGCTTTTGCGCTAGTTTTTCAACTACCGTTAATAATTGTTTTGCTAAGTCAGCTAGGTCTAGTCACTGCAAAATCATTAAGGAAATTTAGAAGGTATTTCCTTCTTATAATCATCATTGTAGCTGCGCTCATTACACCACCTGACATAATTTCTCAATTTTTGATGGCCGGCCCGATGATTGTATTGTATGAGATAAGTATTCTAATATCTGCTCTTATTGACAGAAGAAGAAAGAAAAAGCGAAAGAAGAAGTAA
- a CDS encoding proton-conducting transporter membrane subunit → MERILHKGEKAESADAKNEALTVINNVSVIALSALALVVILSMEFGYFSGFKEVLIDTIFNFRFYPLLIILFPIIFGVLAVGMFSNHEQLRDILVVDITFLTFIMILLLYPVVREEAIFLRISELLGYGINIRIDMTSLVIALLSSFIWLMVTIYAPDYMNKEAHRNRFYLFLMLTFGFILGTVMSGCVFTTFLFFEAMTFSSYMLVVHCETKECIEAGNSYIYMGIMGGLCILLAMILLFINVGTLEYANLAIEMQNLGGLEYFIMGLFIIGFGVKAGLAPLHIWLPKAHPIAPTPASALLSGIMVKIGAYGIIRTTTSFFFPEMHQVTEGFSDSIWISAQTLGAIIIWLGIATMGLGVFMALQQGNIKKMLAFHSVSQMGYIIMGIGVAVYLGYKGAMGYSGAMYHIINHALFKSLLFMVTGAVYLKVGTLDMYKMGGLWRKMPFTFAVSTVAALGITGMPLFNGFASKTLLHHAIEEAFIYGHPSFKIAEVLFIIISAGTACSFIKWTSFIFLGKSPKELENVKGEFPMMNIAMAGLALVIVLIGIFPNFLLDIFIVPAASAVTYDPEFINNYIVDMNIFATSDLLGMIPVYVMGGIIFYLGIKYQLFHLHFPKWFSIEGVLILPFVKLKEFVVLLSHKVSTSKHADTFYSANSVVVEDKRERLQHLNAYSKGTINGDIEEASLIEKFVKCVDKEVNKCEISFINSDVIIYSIILTFLLVFFFMVK, encoded by the coding sequence ATGGAAAGGATATTACACAAGGGGGAAAAAGCAGAGTCTGCTGACGCTAAAAATGAAGCATTGACAGTAATAAACAATGTGTCGGTGATAGCATTATCAGCCTTAGCTCTGGTAGTTATCTTGAGTATGGAATTTGGCTATTTCAGCGGATTTAAGGAAGTGCTAATAGATACTATATTTAATTTTAGATTTTATCCGTTGTTGATAATATTGTTTCCAATAATTTTTGGAGTATTGGCTGTCGGCATGTTTTCGAACCATGAGCAGTTAAGGGATATACTAGTTGTAGATATTACTTTTTTAACCTTTATAATGATATTGCTTCTTTATCCTGTTGTAAGAGAAGAAGCTATATTTTTGCGTATTTCAGAGCTTTTAGGTTATGGAATTAACATTAGGATTGATATGACCTCCCTAGTAATAGCGTTGTTATCCTCGTTTATTTGGTTAATGGTTACTATTTATGCACCGGATTATATGAACAAAGAGGCTCACAGAAATAGATTTTATCTTTTTTTGATGCTAACTTTTGGTTTTATTTTAGGGACGGTAATGTCTGGCTGTGTTTTTACAACCTTCTTGTTTTTTGAAGCGATGACCTTTAGTTCTTATATGTTGGTAGTGCACTGTGAAACAAAAGAGTGCATCGAGGCAGGTAATAGCTATATTTATATGGGAATAATGGGCGGGCTATGTATATTATTAGCAATGATATTGTTATTTATAAATGTCGGAACTTTAGAATACGCTAACCTAGCCATTGAAATGCAAAACTTAGGTGGTTTAGAATATTTTATTATGGGACTTTTTATTATTGGTTTTGGTGTTAAAGCAGGGCTTGCACCACTTCATATTTGGCTCCCCAAAGCACATCCAATAGCTCCGACACCTGCAAGTGCATTGCTTTCAGGGATAATGGTTAAAATAGGTGCCTACGGGATTATTAGAACTACGACCAGTTTTTTCTTTCCGGAAATGCACCAAGTCACTGAAGGGTTTTCAGATAGTATTTGGATTTCTGCTCAAACATTAGGTGCCATAATTATCTGGCTTGGCATAGCGACTATGGGGTTAGGTGTTTTTATGGCTCTTCAACAAGGAAACATAAAAAAGATGCTAGCCTTTCATAGCGTAAGTCAAATGGGTTATATTATTATGGGTATCGGAGTCGCGGTATATTTAGGATACAAAGGTGCTATGGGATATTCAGGTGCTATGTATCATATTATAAATCATGCGCTTTTTAAAAGCTTACTCTTTATGGTTACAGGAGCTGTTTATTTAAAGGTTGGTACTTTAGATATGTATAAAATGGGTGGCCTTTGGAGAAAAATGCCATTTACTTTCGCAGTTAGTACCGTTGCTGCTTTAGGAATAACTGGTATGCCTTTGTTTAACGGTTTTGCAAGTAAAACACTGTTACATCATGCTATAGAAGAAGCTTTTATATATGGACACCCTTCTTTTAAAATTGCAGAAGTTCTTTTTATAATTATAAGTGCCGGAACCGCTTGTTCATTTATTAAATGGACTTCATTCATATTTTTGGGTAAATCCCCAAAAGAACTCGAAAACGTTAAGGGGGAATTTCCCATGATGAATATAGCTATGGCTGGTCTGGCGCTAGTGATAGTTCTAATTGGAATTTTTCCTAACTTTTTATTAGATATATTTATTGTACCTGCCGCTAGTGCTGTAACCTATGACCCGGAATTTATAAACAACTATATAGTTGATATGAACATATTTGCAACATCTGATTTACTAGGAATGATTCCAGTATATGTTATGGGTGGTATTATCTTTTATCTAGGAATAAAATATCAATTGTTTCACCTACATTTCCCTAAATGGTTCAGTATTGAAGGGGTTTTAATTTTACCGTTTGTTAAGTTAAAAGAATTTGTAGTCTTATTATCTCATAAGGTTAGCACTTCGAAGCATGCCGACACATTTTATTCTGCGAATTCTGTGGTAGTTGAAGATAAAAGAGAAAGGCTACAACACCTTAATGCTTATAGTAAAGGAACAATAAATGGGGATATAGAGGAAGCAAGTTTGATAGAAAAGTTTGTTAAATGTGTCGATAAAGAAGTTAATAAATGCGAAATCTCCTTTATAAATAGTGATGTAATTATATATTCTATAATCTTGACATTTTTATTAGTGTTTTTCTTTATGGTAAAGTAG
- a CDS encoding proton-conducting transporter membrane subunit translates to MNNAKVNINVDPPQNNFGSLIQKGNSIFIFLLAIGALIVTFSMAAGNFIELSQWLESFVEKYPAYLLVIVLLPLLGVFTAPLGGKWENLRDILLVNITFATFAMLLSLYPSVINGNLTLAIDKVLGYGLNFTADMTSLTLATLIAFIWLMVMIYAPDYMNKEDHRCRFYLFLSITYCGILGTVLAGGVFTTFLFFEAMTFSSYMLVVHSESKEALDAGDSYIYMGIMGGLCILLAMILLFINTGTLQYENLAYEMQTLGGLEYFILALFIIGFGVKAGLVPLHIWLPKAHPVAPTPASALLSGIMVKVGAYGMLRTTTSFFFPEFSQVTQGFEDSIWISAQTLGAIVIWLGIATMGIGIFMAMQQTNIKKMLAFSTVSQMGYIILGIGVAVYLGYKGAMGYSGVLYHIINHALYKSLLFMVAGAVYLKVHTLDINKMGGLWKKMPFTFVVSTIAALGITGMPLFNGFASKTVLHHGIEEAHMYGHSMFLVADYLFVIISAGTACVLFKWTYGIFFGECPNEHEHIKEGFPIMNIAMGGVAAAIVLIGVFPNFLLDNFIIPAAQGLTYDPEFIDSYIVGINIFARDDLVGMVWVYLMGAGLFYWGIKGSLFKVRFPQWLCFECLITLPVRKLIEIAFKIMKKLNLTRRDDMVIYTTSSCEANVEIPKEEIEEDSMVRKFAGFVDKQICCKCETPFIKSDVLLYSMILTFILVFFFVVK, encoded by the coding sequence ATGAATAACGCAAAAGTAAATATAAATGTTGATCCGCCACAGAATAATTTTGGCTCATTAATACAAAAGGGAAATAGCATTTTTATATTCCTTCTAGCTATAGGTGCTCTAATAGTTACGTTTTCAATGGCGGCGGGTAACTTTATTGAGTTAAGTCAATGGTTGGAAAGTTTTGTAGAAAAATACCCTGCTTATCTTTTAGTAATCGTTCTTTTACCGTTGTTGGGAGTCTTTACAGCACCACTTGGTGGAAAATGGGAAAATCTTAGAGATATTTTATTAGTAAATATAACCTTTGCTACTTTTGCTATGTTGCTATCCCTTTACCCTTCGGTTATAAATGGAAACCTCACTTTAGCAATTGATAAAGTGTTGGGATACGGATTAAACTTCACAGCAGATATGACTTCGTTAACCTTAGCGACATTAATAGCCTTTATTTGGCTTATGGTAATGATTTATGCACCAGACTATATGAATAAAGAAGACCATCGATGTAGGTTTTATTTGTTTTTATCAATAACCTATTGTGGAATATTAGGTACTGTACTAGCTGGTGGAGTGTTTACAACATTTTTATTTTTCGAAGCGATGACATTTAGTTCTTATATGTTGGTTGTGCACTCCGAATCTAAGGAAGCACTTGATGCTGGAGACAGCTATATATATATGGGTATAATGGGTGGCCTATGTATATTATTGGCAATGATTCTATTGTTTATTAACACGGGGACTTTGCAGTATGAGAACTTAGCGTACGAGATGCAAACCTTAGGAGGTTTGGAGTATTTTATTTTAGCACTATTTATAATAGGTTTTGGGGTAAAAGCAGGTTTAGTTCCTCTGCATATTTGGCTTCCTAAAGCTCACCCTGTAGCTCCAACTCCTGCCAGCGCATTGCTTTCCGGGATAATGGTTAAAGTGGGAGCTTATGGGATGCTTCGTACCACTACAAGCTTTTTCTTTCCGGAATTTTCTCAGGTGACACAGGGCTTTGAAGATAGCATTTGGATTTCCGCCCAAACCCTAGGAGCTATAGTAATTTGGCTTGGAATTGCTACTATGGGTATAGGAATTTTTATGGCTATGCAACAGACAAATATAAAGAAAATGTTGGCATTTAGTACTGTAAGCCAAATGGGTTATATTATATTAGGAATTGGAGTAGCGGTTTACCTTGGTTATAAAGGTGCAATGGGTTACTCTGGAGTACTTTACCATATTATTAACCATGCCTTATATAAAAGCCTTCTGTTTATGGTAGCTGGAGCAGTTTATTTAAAAGTACACACTTTAGATATAAATAAAATGGGCGGGCTTTGGAAAAAAATGCCCTTTACTTTTGTAGTTAGTACAATTGCTGCCCTTGGCATCACAGGAATGCCCCTTTTTAATGGTTTTGCTAGTAAAACAGTTCTGCACCATGGTATCGAAGAAGCGCATATGTATGGGCATTCCATGTTTTTAGTGGCGGACTATTTATTTGTTATTATAAGTGCAGGAACAGCATGTGTTTTATTTAAGTGGACATATGGAATCTTTTTTGGCGAATGTCCAAACGAACATGAGCATATAAAAGAAGGATTTCCCATAATGAATATTGCTATGGGTGGGGTTGCAGCAGCGATTGTGTTAATAGGAGTTTTTCCTAACTTTTTATTGGATAATTTTATTATCCCTGCTGCTCAGGGTTTAACATATGACCCAGAGTTCATCGATAGTTATATTGTTGGGATAAATATTTTCGCCAGAGATGACCTAGTTGGAATGGTATGGGTATATTTAATGGGAGCAGGTTTGTTTTACTGGGGGATCAAAGGTTCTTTATTCAAAGTTAGATTTCCTCAATGGTTATGCTTTGAGTGCTTAATTACCCTACCAGTAAGAAAACTTATTGAAATAGCTTTTAAGATAATGAAAAAATTAAATTTAACAAGGAGAGATGATATGGTAATATATACCACCTCATCTTGTGAAGCAAATGTTGAGATACCAAAGGAAGAAATAGAAGAAGATAGCATGGTAAGAAAATTTGCAGGTTTTGTTGATAAACAAATTTGCTGTAAATGTGAGACACCCTTTATCAAATCAGATGTCTTGTTATACTCAATGATTTTAACTTTTATTTTAGTGTTTTTCTTTGTAGTAAAATAA